In Zingiber officinale cultivar Zhangliang chromosome 6A, Zo_v1.1, whole genome shotgun sequence, a single genomic region encodes these proteins:
- the LOC121995749 gene encoding U-box domain-containing protein 17-like, translated as MTSPFAYLSVRRRRFPLAGAFFSPSGLSGAALINSLAALCSDVVAASARCSFRFQGCNARSLVRRLRVLVFLFESLKESFAPVASSSLPPSTVLCLRELYIFVYRAKLLLEYCSQSSRLWLLLRNLQISGNFHDILQELATALDVLPLYSLRLAADVREQINLLRVQCRRSKFFVDPEAEELRHKIHSFLARFETGDVPDPEELRNTFVDLLGIQDTGVCRTEIEFLEERMLSQDEDIDLSVVSGAIALTRYCRFFLFGFHEVEVDKPFIDVYKFSRKRLLSQGSSLREGSSDFSLAIPKDFCCTISFDLMKDPVVVSTGQTYDRTSISQWIEEGHRTCPNSGQTLTDSKLVPNRALRNLISQWCAAYSLPYETLEGAGVSIDSITASCASEAAIKANRITALILVEQLSAGSREVKAVAARELRLMAKTGKENRSFIAEAGAIPALYRLFRSTNPVAQENALTAILNISIHDENKRKIMEENGCLELIVYVLRYGLTTEARENAAATLFSLSAVHDFKKMIVDEHGAVAALADLLMQGSPRGKKDAVMALFNLSTHPESWSQMLNMGAVSALAGALRDEIVAEEAAGALTLLMRHHILAQTLASDDTAITNLVGLMKRGTPKAKENAIAALQEMCRRGGLNVIQNVAKMPMFSGLIQTILLTGTKRARRKAALLVRMCQRWESSTATHGNDWSINNTLVRNNALGSSNYQNGDVSVSIPMTIQVPVL; from the coding sequence ATGACCTCTCCCTTCGCTTACCTCTCCGTGCGCCGCCGTCGGTTCCCCCTCGCCGGCGCGTTCTTCTCCCCGAGCGGCCTTTCTGGAGCCGCCCTGATCAACTCCCTCGCCGCCCTCTGCTCGGATGTCGTGGCCGCCTCCGCCCGCTGCAGCTTTCGGTTCCAGGGCTGCAACGCCCGATCCCTCGTCCGCAGGCTCCGGGTTCTCGTCTTCCTCTTCGAGTCGCTCAAGGAATCCTTCGCTCCGGTGGCTTCCTCTTCCCTCCCTCCCTCCACGGTACTCTGTCTCCGCGAGCTATACATCTTTGTCTACCGCGCCAAGCTCTTGCTGGAATACTGCTCCCAGTCGAGCCGGCTCTGGCTTTTGCTGCGGAATCTTCAGATCTCCGGGAATTTCCACGACATCTTACAGGAATTAGCCACTGCGCTTGACGTCCTCCCGCTCTACAGTCTTCGGCTCGCCGCTGACGTCCGGGAGCAAATTAATCTCCTCCGTGTGCAGTGTAGGCGATCCAAGTTCTTCGTCGACCCCGAGGCGGAAGAGCTACGGCACAAGATCCACTCTTTCTTGGCTCGGTTCGAGACTGGCGATGTGCCGGATCCGGAGGAGCTACGGAACACGTTCGTCGATCTTTTGGGGATCCAGGATACTGGGGTTTGCCGGACGGAAATCGAGTTTTTGGAGGAGCGGATGCTTAGTCAAGATGAAGACATCGATCTTTCCGTCGTGAGCGGGGCCATCGCGCTTACCCGGTATTGTAGATTCTTTCTGTTTGGATTCCACGAAGTGGAAGTCGATAAGCCCTTCATCGATGTGTATAAGTTCTCGAGGAAAAGATTGTTGAGTCAGGGGAGTAGCTTGCGTGAAGGAAGTAGTGATTTCTCCTTGGCAATCCCGAAGGACTTTTGCTGCACGATTTCATTTGACCTGATGAAAGATCCGGTTGTCGTTTCCACCGGACAGACCTATGATCGCACTTCCATTAGCCAATGGATAGAAGAGGGACATCGGACTTGCCCTAATTCGGGCCAGACTCTTACAGATAGTAAGCTTGTGCCAAACCGAGCCCTCAGAAACTTGATTTCTCAATGGTGTGCTGCTTACAGCCTTCCATATGAAACCCTTGAAGGCGCCGGAGTTTCAATTGATAGCATTACTGCATCATGCGCCAGTGAGGCAGCAATCAAAGCTAACCGAATCACAGCGTTAATACTGGTAGAACAATTATCAGCTGGTTCGCGGGAAGTGAAGGCTGTTGCAGCCCGTGAACTCCGATTAATGGCAAAAACCGGGAAGGAGAATAGGTCTTTCATTGCAGAGGCTGGAGCAATCCCAGCTCTCTACCGGCTTTTCCGGTCTACAAATCCAGTTGCTCAAGAGAATGCCCTGACTGCAATATTGAACATATctattcatgatgaaaacaagagaaAGATTATGGAGGAGAATGGTTGTTTGGAATTAATAGTATATGTTCTGAGATATGGGTTAACTACTGAGGCAAGGGAGAATGCAGCTGCTACATTGTTCAGCCTCTCTGCTGTCCATGACTTCAAGAAGATGATTGTGGATGAGCATGGTGCTGTTGCAGCACTAGCTGATTTGCTGATGCAGGGAAGCCCAAGGGGAAAGAAAGATGCAGTGATGGCCTTGTTTAATCTTTCGACCCATCCTGAGAGCTGGTCCCAAATGTTGAATATGGGAGCAGTTTCAGCCCTGGCGGGAGCTTTGAGAGATGAAATTGTTGCTGAGGAGGCTGCTGGAGCTCTGACATTGCTTATGAGGCATCACATTCTGGCGCAGACACTTGCAAGTGACGATACTGCAATCACAAATCTGGTAGGGTTAATGAAAAGGGGAACCCCTAAGGCAAAGGAGAATGCAATTGCAGCTTTGCAAGAAATGTGCAGACGTGGAGGATTAAATGTGATACAGAATGTAGCTAAGATGCCAATGTTTAGTGGTTTAATTCAGACCATCTTGCTCACTGGCACAAAGAGAGCGAGAAGAAAGGCTGCATTGCTTGTTAGAATGTGCCAGAGATGGGAGTCATCAACAGCAACACATGGGAATGATTGGAGTATAAATAATACATTGGTGAGAAATAACGCCTTGGGGAGTTCAAATTACCAGAATGGAGATGTATCTGTCTCCATTCCCATGACAATTCAAGTACCTGTGCTATGA
- the LOC121993705 gene encoding protein RALF-like 22: MALHLRLPFLLLLLLAAAAVSSAGHLASVASVDSGVGLARIGDAAATRTCDAFTGECGGEEEDDDEMDVEGEEDTRRFLYGYAGGRRPKFISYAALMRNRVPCDRRGNSYYNCQRSGKANPYRRGCTIITHCARILH, from the coding sequence ATGGCTCTTCACCTTCGCctccccttcctcctcctcctcctcctggcCGCGGCCGCCGTGTCATCCGCGGGCCACCTGGCATCAGTCGCCTCCGTTGACTCCGGCGTCGGCCTTGCCCGCATCGGCGACGCGGCCGCCACGCGCACGTGCGACGCGTTCACGGGCGAGTGCGGCGGCGAGGAAGAGGACGACGACGAGATGGACGTAGAGGGAGAGGAGGACACCCGGAGATTCCTCTACGGCTACGCCGGCGGCCGTCGGCCCAAATTCATAAGCTATGCTGCCCTGATGCGGAACCGCGTCCCCTGCGACCGCCGCGGCAACTCCTACTACAACTGCCAGAGGAGCGGGAAGGCCAACCCCTACCGCCGCGGCTGCACCATCATCACCCACTGCGCCAGGATACTCCATTGA